One segment of Alistipes finegoldii DSM 17242 DNA contains the following:
- a CDS encoding phosphatidylserine decarboxylase family protein → MRINKEGYKIIGISGAVCVFLWWLIYHLLVSDANISLLWVSAVLLLLFWFFIVAFFREPRRVRIHDADLAFSPCDGRVVVTEVVKENEYLNEEMLQISIFMSVTNVHMNWVPVGGTVEYFKYHPGRFLVAWHPKSSTENERTTTVVKMASGQKVLFRQIAGLIARRIISYMKVGSPVEQNSVCGFIKFGSRVDVLVPKNSELLVEIGDPVVGSQTPIARLPKA, encoded by the coding sequence ATGAGAATAAATAAAGAAGGCTACAAAATTATCGGCATTTCCGGCGCCGTTTGCGTATTTTTGTGGTGGTTGATCTATCACCTGCTGGTCAGCGACGCGAATATTTCGCTGTTGTGGGTGAGCGCCGTGCTGTTGCTGCTGTTCTGGTTCTTTATCGTCGCGTTTTTCCGGGAACCCCGCCGCGTGCGCATCCACGATGCCGACCTCGCCTTTTCGCCCTGCGACGGCCGCGTCGTCGTGACCGAAGTCGTGAAGGAAAACGAGTATCTGAATGAGGAGATGCTCCAGATTTCGATCTTCATGTCCGTCACCAACGTCCATATGAACTGGGTTCCCGTGGGCGGTACCGTCGAATATTTCAAATACCATCCGGGCCGTTTTCTGGTGGCGTGGCATCCCAAGTCCTCGACCGAAAACGAACGCACCACGACCGTGGTGAAGATGGCTTCGGGACAGAAGGTTCTCTTCCGTCAGATCGCAGGCCTGATCGCGCGCCGTATCATCTCCTATATGAAAGTGGGTTCGCCTGTGGAGCAGAACAGCGTCTGCGGCTTCATTAAATTCGGGTCGCGCGTCGATGTGCTCGTTCCGAAGAACAGCGAACTGCTGGTCGAGATCGGCGATCCTGTGGTGGGTTCGCAGACTCCGATCGCACGCCTTCCGAAAGCTTAA
- a CDS encoding AI-2E family transporter: MRATPQTFLRFIAGAAVAAAVLFLVWYFRSIVVYVLISAVLAVMGNPLVKRLAALHIKGWKVPRWLAALATLIVIWVVLATLCSLFVPLVFNKIYQLSNVDFATVVASIEEPIARAQSYLHEFFAMPESTFSLSEALASALKQVIDIESLNTVFASIVNVVLSSVIAIFSITFITFFFLRDEGLFYAMITAMFPERYHENITRALDSVTLLLARYFTGILSESLLLMVAVSLTMMAFGMKAADAAFIGLVMGVMNVVPYAGPLIGGVVSVFVGIVTPIGGMTVGHTAVVIIGSLLILKGLDDFVLQPTLYSSRVKAHPLEIFLVILIAGSLAGILGMLLAIPSYTVLRVFAKEFFSQFSLVRKLTEKI, translated from the coding sequence ATGAGGGCGACACCCCAGACCTTCCTGCGGTTTATTGCGGGCGCGGCGGTTGCTGCGGCCGTCCTCTTTCTGGTCTGGTACTTCCGGTCGATCGTCGTCTATGTGCTGATCTCGGCCGTGCTGGCCGTCATGGGCAATCCGCTGGTCAAACGGCTCGCGGCATTGCATATCAAGGGCTGGAAAGTGCCCCGCTGGCTGGCGGCGCTGGCGACGCTGATCGTCATCTGGGTGGTGCTGGCGACATTGTGTTCGCTGTTCGTGCCGCTGGTCTTCAATAAGATCTACCAGTTGTCGAACGTCGATTTCGCCACCGTCGTGGCGAGCATCGAAGAACCGATAGCCCGCGCCCAAAGCTACCTGCACGAATTCTTCGCCATGCCCGAAAGCACCTTCTCGCTCTCGGAGGCCCTCGCGTCGGCGCTCAAGCAGGTGATCGACATCGAGTCGCTCAACACGGTCTTTGCGTCGATCGTCAATGTCGTGCTCTCCTCCGTGATCGCTATTTTCTCCATCACCTTCATCACCTTCTTCTTCCTGCGGGACGAGGGGCTTTTCTATGCTATGATTACGGCGATGTTCCCCGAACGTTATCACGAGAACATCACCCGTGCGCTCGACTCCGTAACCCTCTTGCTGGCGCGCTATTTTACGGGAATCCTCTCCGAAAGCCTGCTGTTGATGGTCGCCGTGTCGCTGACGATGATGGCCTTCGGGATGAAAGCCGCCGACGCGGCGTTCATCGGGCTGGTCATGGGCGTGATGAACGTGGTGCCCTATGCCGGGCCGCTTATCGGCGGCGTGGTTTCGGTCTTCGTGGGCATCGTGACCCCGATCGGGGGCATGACCGTGGGGCATACGGCCGTCGTCATCATCGGTTCGCTGCTGATCCTCAAGGGGCTCGACGACTTCGTGCTGCAGCCGACGCTCTATTCGTCGCGCGTCAAGGCGCATCCGCTGGAGATCTTCCTCGTGATTCTGATCGCCGGGTCGCTGGCCGGAATCCTCGGCATGCTGCTGGCGATTCCCTCCTATACCGTACTGCGCGTCTTCGCCAAGGAGTTCTTCTCGCAGTTCAGTCTGGTGCGTAAACTGACCGAAAAAATCTGA
- a CDS encoding riboflavin kinase → MEKVIIEGVVEHGRRLGRELGFPTANVAVPDSVAAEDGVYRSRAEVDGAVYDAMSNLGRNPSVGGTARRLETHIFGFRGALYGRMLRVELLEKIRDERRFDTLEELRAQIEKDKEYILKLK, encoded by the coding sequence ATGGAAAAGGTGATTATCGAGGGCGTTGTGGAACACGGACGCCGGCTCGGACGCGAGCTCGGATTTCCGACGGCGAACGTGGCCGTTCCCGATTCCGTCGCCGCGGAGGACGGCGTTTACCGTTCGCGCGCCGAGGTGGACGGAGCGGTTTACGACGCGATGTCGAACCTCGGCCGCAATCCTTCGGTCGGCGGGACGGCGCGGCGTCTCGAAACGCATATTTTCGGCTTCCGCGGGGCGTTGTACGGCCGTATGCTGCGCGTGGAACTGCTCGAAAAGATCCGCGACGAGCGGCGGTTCGATACGCTGGAGGAGCTGCGGGCGCAGATCGAAAAAGACAAGGAATATATTTTGAAATTAAAATAA
- the ahcY gene encoding adenosylhomocysteinase yields MYLDLTMPYKVADMSLAGWGRKEIEIAEHEMPGLMAVRRKYGPQKPLKGVRVMGSLHMTIQTAVLIETLVELGADVRWCSCNIFSTQDHAAAAIAETGVPVFAWKGETLPEYWWCTAMALSFPGGKGPQLIVDDGGDATLLIHKGFKAEDDASTLDYEPSSYEEEVIIDTLKKVLAEDKDKWHRTVAEWKGVSEETTTGVHRLYQMQEAGELLVPAINVNDSCTKSKFDNLYGCRESLADGIKRATDVMIAGKVVVVCGYGDVGKGCAASMRSYGARVIVTEIDPICALQAAMEGFEVKTVESALGEGNIFVTCTGNCDIITLEHMERMRDQAIVCNIGHFDNEIQMARLEKSGAVKTNIKPQVDKFTFPDGHSIFVLAEGRLVNLGCATGHPSFVMSNSFTNQCLAQMELWQEKLEVGVYRLPKHLDEEVARLHLDNLGVELTRLTEKQADYIGVSPDGPYKAEHYRY; encoded by the coding sequence ATGTATTTAGACTTGACAATGCCCTACAAGGTAGCCGACATGTCGCTGGCCGGGTGGGGACGCAAAGAGATCGAGATCGCCGAGCACGAAATGCCCGGACTGATGGCCGTGCGCCGCAAGTACGGTCCGCAGAAGCCGCTGAAAGGCGTGCGCGTCATGGGTTCGCTGCATATGACCATCCAGACCGCCGTGCTGATCGAGACCCTCGTGGAACTGGGCGCCGACGTGCGCTGGTGTTCGTGCAACATCTTCTCGACGCAGGACCATGCCGCCGCCGCGATTGCCGAGACGGGCGTTCCCGTTTTCGCATGGAAGGGCGAGACGCTGCCCGAATACTGGTGGTGTACGGCCATGGCGCTGTCGTTTCCGGGCGGCAAAGGCCCGCAGCTGATCGTGGACGACGGCGGCGATGCGACGCTTCTGATTCACAAGGGCTTCAAAGCCGAGGACGACGCTTCGACGCTCGATTACGAACCCTCCTCCTATGAAGAGGAGGTGATTATCGACACGCTGAAGAAGGTGCTTGCCGAGGACAAGGATAAATGGCACCGCACGGTGGCCGAATGGAAGGGCGTCAGCGAGGAGACCACTACGGGCGTACACCGGCTCTACCAGATGCAGGAAGCGGGCGAACTGCTCGTTCCGGCCATCAACGTCAATGACTCCTGCACCAAGTCGAAATTCGACAACCTCTACGGCTGCCGCGAGTCGCTGGCCGACGGCATCAAGCGTGCGACCGACGTGATGATCGCCGGCAAGGTGGTGGTCGTGTGCGGCTACGGCGACGTGGGCAAGGGGTGCGCCGCTTCGATGCGTTCGTACGGAGCGCGCGTTATCGTGACCGAGATCGACCCGATCTGCGCCCTGCAGGCGGCGATGGAGGGCTTCGAGGTGAAGACCGTCGAAAGCGCTCTCGGCGAAGGCAATATCTTCGTGACCTGCACGGGCAACTGCGACATCATCACGCTGGAGCATATGGAGCGGATGCGCGATCAGGCGATCGTCTGCAACATCGGCCACTTCGACAACGAGATACAGATGGCGCGGCTCGAAAAGTCGGGCGCCGTGAAGACCAATATCAAGCCGCAGGTCGATAAGTTCACCTTCCCCGACGGACATTCGATTTTCGTGCTGGCCGAAGGCCGTCTCGTGAACCTCGGCTGCGCTACGGGCCATCCCTCGTTCGTGATGTCGAACTCCTTCACGAACCAGTGTCTGGCGCAGATGGAACTCTGGCAGGAGAAGCTCGAAGTGGGCGTTTACCGTCTGCCCAAGCATCTCGACGAAGAGGTGGCGCGCCTGCATCTGGACAATCTGGGCGTGGAGCTGACCCGCCTGACCGAAAAACAGGCGGATTATATCGGCGTGAGTCCCGACGGTCCCTACAAGGCGGAGCATTACCGCTATTGA